A single window of Arcobacter venerupis DNA harbors:
- a CDS encoding LysR family transcriptional regulator: protein MLTDFAKLETFLTVVREKSFSKASAKLGISQPAVTQQMKFIEDYLDVQVVDRKKNGIRLTKEGQMLHAIALKIEKCVANGEKELLKIMNKNVTFVFGASFIIGNYILPRFLNNLKENIHNDVSINVSVSHEAIEDLLDKKIDIALVENYVPNDDIVYREWMEDEIVIFSNQKLPAKAKAEDLLSYKWVCRNPESNTRLLFKENLEKANFPDCDTFNVTSEVTSATTIVQTVLHSDKNQTPTVSIVSRNAIDSLLKSGALFESRINNQKMLRKLYIAYRKDRKHDAFIENVVDYLLKMK, encoded by the coding sequence AACCTGCTGTTACACAACAAATGAAATTTATTGAAGATTATTTAGATGTTCAAGTAGTTGACCGAAAAAAGAATGGTATTAGACTTACCAAAGAAGGACAAATGCTTCACGCTATTGCTTTAAAGATTGAAAAATGTGTTGCAAATGGTGAAAAAGAGTTATTAAAAATTATGAATAAAAATGTAACCTTTGTATTTGGAGCATCTTTTATAATAGGAAATTATATATTACCTAGATTTTTAAATAATTTAAAAGAGAATATTCACAATGATGTTTCAATAAATGTTTCTGTTTCGCATGAAGCAATAGAAGATTTATTAGATAAAAAAATAGACATAGCTTTAGTTGAAAATTATGTTCCAAATGATGATATAGTTTATAGGGAATGGATGGAAGATGAAATTGTAATTTTTTCTAACCAAAAATTACCAGCAAAGGCTAAAGCAGAGGATTTATTATCTTATAAATGGGTATGTAGAAATCCTGAATCAAATACTAGATTATTATTTAAAGAAAATCTTGAAAAAGCAAATTTCCCTGATTGTGATACTTTTAATGTTACAAGTGAAGTTACATCAGCAACAACAATAGTGCAAACAGTTTTACATTCAGATAAAAATCAAACACCAACTGTTTCTATTGTTTCAAGAAATGCAATAGATTCACTTTTAAAATCTGGGGCTTTATTTGAATCAAGAATTAATAATCAAAAAATGTTAAGAAAATTATATATAGCATATAGAAAAGATAGAAAGCATGATGCATTTATAGAAAATGTTGTAGACTATCTACTTAAAATGAAATAA
- the trxA gene encoding thioredoxin, with translation MGKYIELTPANFEEVTKAGVSMVDFWAPWCGPCRMIAPVIEELAADFEGKANICKVNTDEEQDLAVKYGIRSIPTILFMKNGEVVETMVGASSKQAFTDKINSLL, from the coding sequence ATGGGAAAATATATTGAATTAACTCCTGCAAATTTTGAAGAAGTTACAAAAGCTGGTGTATCTATGGTAGATTTCTGGGCTCCTTGGTGTGGACCTTGTAGAATGATTGCTCCAGTTATTGAAGAATTAGCTGCTGACTTTGAAGGAAAAGCTAATATTTGTAAGGTTAATACTGATGAAGAACAAGATTTAGCAGTTAAATATGGAATCAGATCAATTCCTACAATTTTATTCATGAAAAATGGTGAAGTTGTTGAAACTATGGTTGGTGCTTCTTCTAAACAAGCATTTACTGATAAAATTAACTCATTATTATAA
- a CDS encoding bifunctional GNAT family N-acetyltransferase/carbon-nitrogen hydrolase family protein, with protein MDSIDKIELTYLQIEDHQNIVSLMNDEYKDLEDSSWSMEEYSTLLKKFPKGQVAIKIDGELAGFALSIVVDYNKFDDSHTYKEITGNYTFNTHDNNGDTLYGVDVFVSKKYRGLRLGRRLYEFRQELCEELNLKGIIFGGRLPNYKKYSESLTPKEYISKVREREIYDPVLNFQLSNDFYVKRVLKNYLEGDIESCEYASLLAWDNIYYTKPSIKPMHQKTVIRLGLIQWQVRPYKNIEEVLEQAEYFVDAVSNYRSDFALFPEFFNAPLMAAFNHLGEAEAIRKLAKFTPKFKEEFSRLAIAYNINIITGSMPELVNGNLYNVGFVCKRDGSVEKYAKIHVTPDEKKVWGLKGSNSIKTFDTDCGKIGVLICYDSEFPELGRILAKEGMDILFIPFLTDTQNGYSRVKICAQARAVENECYVAIAGCVGNLPKVANMDIQYAQSAVFTPCDFAFPPNGIKAESTPNTEMILVADVDLELLKELHNLGSVTNLKDRRTDIYEVELKS; from the coding sequence ATGGATTCAATAGATAAAATAGAACTTACATATCTTCAAATAGAAGACCACCAAAACATAGTTTCATTAATGAATGACGAATACAAAGATTTAGAAGATTCAAGTTGGTCAATGGAAGAATATTCAACATTATTAAAAAAATTTCCCAAAGGTCAAGTTGCCATTAAAATAGATGGTGAATTAGCAGGTTTTGCACTTAGTATTGTTGTAGATTATAATAAATTTGATGATTCTCACACCTACAAAGAAATCACTGGAAACTACACTTTTAACACCCACGATAACAATGGAGACACTCTTTATGGAGTTGATGTTTTTGTTAGTAAAAAATATAGAGGATTACGATTAGGACGAAGACTTTATGAATTTAGACAAGAGCTTTGTGAAGAGTTAAATTTAAAAGGAATTATTTTTGGGGGAAGACTTCCAAATTATAAAAAATATTCTGAAAGTTTAACACCAAAAGAGTATATTTCAAAAGTTAGAGAAAGAGAAATTTATGATCCTGTATTAAACTTTCAACTTTCAAATGATTTTTATGTAAAAAGGGTTTTGAAAAACTACCTTGAAGGTGATATAGAAAGTTGTGAATATGCTTCTTTATTAGCATGGGATAATATCTACTATACAAAACCATCTATAAAACCTATGCATCAAAAAACTGTTATCAGATTAGGACTTATTCAATGGCAAGTAAGACCATATAAAAATATTGAAGAAGTTCTAGAACAAGCGGAATATTTTGTTGATGCTGTGTCGAATTATAGAAGTGATTTTGCTTTATTCCCAGAGTTTTTTAATGCTCCACTTATGGCTGCTTTTAATCATTTAGGAGAAGCTGAAGCAATAAGAAAATTAGCTAAATTCACACCAAAATTCAAAGAAGAGTTTTCAAGACTTGCTATTGCTTATAATATTAATATTATTACGGGAAGCATGCCTGAGTTAGTTAATGGTAACTTATATAATGTTGGTTTTGTATGTAAAAGAGATGGTTCAGTTGAGAAATATGCAAAAATACATGTAACTCCTGATGAGAAAAAAGTTTGGGGATTAAAAGGTTCAAATAGTATAAAAACATTTGATACAGATTGTGGAAAAATTGGTGTTTTAATTTGTTATGATAGTGAATTCCCTGAGTTAGGAAGAATATTAGCAAAAGAGGGAATGGATATTTTATTTATACCCTTTTTAACTGATACACAAAATGGATATTCAAGAGTAAAAATTTGTGCCCAAGCTAGAGCTGTTGAAAATGAATGTTATGTTGCAATTGCAGGATGCGTAGGTAATCTTCCTAAAGTTGCCAATATGGATATTCAATACGCTCAATCAGCTGTATTTACCCCTTGTGATTTTGCGTTTCCACCAAATGGAATAAAAGCAGAATCAACTCCAAATACTGAAATGATTTTAGTGGCTGATGTTGATTTAGAATTGTTAAAAGAACTTCATAATTTAGGAAGTGTAACTAATTTAAAAGATAGAAGAACTGATATTTATGAAGTAGAATTAAAAAGTTAA
- the dapB gene encoding 4-hydroxy-tetrahydrodipicolinate reductase, giving the protein MIKIGILGSTGRVGSLLIDDLTNDSQARVSAVYVKDKLVKNLPADTIVTNDMKVLFDSSDVIIDFSAPAATEALLTEVVENGANKPLVIATTGFSKHQQNLLFEASKIVPILYATNMSLGVAVLNKLVALASKTLRDFDIEIVEQHHRNKVDSPSGTALTLAEHAASARDLDLDDVRISGRDGNIGARTKDEIAVMALRGGDIVGRHTVGLYNDGEFLELNHTATARNTFSKGAIKVAKWIIGKEAKLYSINDALGL; this is encoded by the coding sequence ATGATTAAAATAGGTATTTTAGGTAGTACAGGAAGGGTAGGTTCACTTTTAATTGATGATTTAACAAATGATAGTCAAGCAAGAGTATCAGCAGTATATGTAAAAGATAAATTAGTTAAAAATTTACCTGCTGATACAATTGTAACAAATGATATGAAAGTATTATTCGATTCATCAGATGTAATTATTGATTTTAGTGCACCAGCTGCAACTGAAGCACTTCTAACTGAAGTTGTAGAAAATGGAGCAAATAAACCGCTTGTTATTGCAACTACTGGATTTAGTAAGCATCAGCAAAATTTATTGTTTGAAGCTAGTAAAATCGTACCTATTTTATATGCAACAAACATGAGTCTTGGAGTTGCTGTTTTAAATAAATTAGTAGCACTTGCCTCTAAAACTTTAAGAGATTTTGATATTGAAATTGTTGAGCAACATCATAGAAATAAAGTAGATTCCCCATCTGGAACAGCGTTAACACTTGCAGAACATGCTGCAAGTGCAAGAGATTTAGATTTAGATGATGTACGAATTTCTGGACGGGATGGGAATATTGGAGCTAGAACTAAAGATGAAATTGCAGTAATGGCTTTAAGAGGTGGAGATATTGTAGGTCGTCATACGGTTGGATTATACAATGATGGCGAATTTTTGGAATTAAATCATACTGCAACTGCTAGAAATACTTTTTCAAAAGGTGCAATTAAAGTTGCAAAATGGATTATTGGAAAAGAAGCTAAACTATACTCAATCAATGACGCTTTAGGTCTATAA
- a CDS encoding TIGR01212 family radical SAM protein (This family includes YhcC from E. coli K-12, an uncharacterized radical SAM protein.): MSELKNVLTIGRYLKNKFGEKVYKVPISISGFTCPNIDGTVAKGGCSFCENDSFSPNLQEKKTKFKLNPRINENPYLDNQLKQLEMQFTATKKRLENKFGTKKFLVYFQSFTNTYAPFATLKALYEKALSFDNVVGLSIGTRTDCVTDEILDYLVDLSKNKEIWIEFGIQSFYDETLININRGDNASNMRYWINRSKEKGLNVCGHLIYGLPNETQEMMLETFRQTVELKVDSIKFHPLYVVKNTLLTNEFKKGRFTPISEELYIDTVVKSIKDLPENISIQRITAGINDSTLLSPDWCRDKHTQMKNIRLALEKEGLNY, from the coding sequence ATGAGTGAATTAAAAAATGTATTAACTATCGGAAGATATTTAAAAAATAAGTTTGGTGAAAAAGTTTATAAAGTTCCTATCTCAATATCTGGTTTTACTTGTCCAAATATTGATGGAACTGTGGCAAAAGGAGGATGTTCATTTTGTGAAAATGACTCCTTTTCTCCTAATCTGCAAGAGAAAAAAACTAAGTTTAAACTAAATCCTAGAATTAATGAAAATCCATATTTAGACAATCAATTAAAACAATTAGAAATGCAGTTTACTGCAACAAAAAAAAGATTAGAAAATAAATTTGGAACTAAAAAATTTTTGGTTTATTTTCAATCTTTTACAAATACTTATGCCCCTTTTGCAACGCTAAAAGCCTTATATGAAAAAGCATTAAGTTTTGATAATGTAGTTGGTTTAAGTATTGGAACGAGAACAGATTGTGTTACAGATGAAATACTAGATTATTTAGTTGATTTATCAAAAAATAAAGAGATATGGATAGAGTTTGGTATTCAATCTTTTTATGATGAAACATTAATCAATATAAATCGTGGGGACAACGCTTCTAATATGAGATATTGGATTAATAGAAGTAAAGAAAAAGGATTAAATGTTTGCGGACATTTGATTTATGGTTTACCAAATGAAACACAAGAAATGATGCTTGAAACATTTAGACAAACAGTTGAGTTAAAGGTAGATTCTATCAAATTTCATCCTTTATATGTTGTGAAAAATACACTTTTAACAAATGAATTTAAAAAAGGTAGATTTACTCCGATTAGTGAAGAACTTTATATTGATACAGTTGTTAAGTCAATTAAAGATTTACCTGAAAATATTTCTATTCAAAGAATAACTGCTGGAATTAATGACAGTACACTTTTATCACCTGATTGGTGTAGAGATAAACATACCCAAATGAAAAATATCAGATTGGCTTTAGAAAAAGAGGGATTAAATTACTAA
- the trxB gene encoding thioredoxin-disulfide reductase produces the protein MLDLAIIGGGPAGLTAGLYATRGGLKNVVMFEMGMPGGQITSSSEIENYPGQSEVVSGMDLMANWPEQCQRFGLKHEMAQIDRVTKNGDIFTLTTNDKKEFQAKTVLIATGSVPKRAGFKGENEFFGKGVSTCATCDGFFYRGKEVTVIGGGDSAIEEAVYLSKMCSKVYLVHRRDTYRAAPSTIEHMKHAQNIEEVTNVTVEEVYGDMSGVQGIKVKHRETGEIRDLPTPGVFIFVGRDVLNAPLKQEDGSFLCNLNEAGEVIVDLRMRTSVSGLYAAGDIRIDAPKQVVCAAGDGATAAVNIIEYLG, from the coding sequence ATGTTAGATTTAGCAATAATTGGTGGAGGACCCGCAGGATTAACAGCTGGTTTATATGCAACAAGAGGTGGATTAAAAAATGTAGTTATGTTTGAAATGGGAATGCCAGGAGGACAAATTACAAGTTCATCAGAGATTGAAAATTATCCAGGACAATCAGAAGTTGTTTCAGGTATGGATTTAATGGCAAATTGGCCTGAACAATGTCAAAGATTTGGTTTAAAACATGAAATGGCACAAATTGATAGAGTTACAAAAAATGGTGATATTTTTACCTTGACTACAAATGACAAAAAAGAGTTTCAAGCAAAAACAGTTTTAATTGCAACTGGTTCTGTTCCTAAACGTGCTGGATTTAAAGGTGAAAATGAATTTTTTGGTAAAGGTGTTTCAACTTGTGCAACTTGTGATGGATTTTTCTATAGAGGAAAAGAAGTTACAGTAATTGGTGGTGGAGATTCTGCTATTGAAGAGGCTGTTTATTTATCAAAAATGTGTTCAAAAGTTTATTTAGTTCACAGACGAGATACATATAGAGCAGCTCCAAGTACAATTGAACATATGAAGCATGCCCAAAATATTGAAGAAGTTACAAATGTTACTGTTGAAGAAGTTTATGGTGATATGAGTGGAGTTCAAGGTATAAAAGTAAAACACAGAGAAACTGGTGAAATAAGAGATTTACCAACTCCAGGTGTATTTATTTTTGTTGGTCGTGATGTATTAAATGCTCCATTAAAACAAGAAGATGGTAGTTTCCTTTGTAATTTAAATGAAGCTGGTGAAGTTATTGTTGATTTAAGAATGAGAACATCAGTTTCTGGTCTTTATGCAGCAGGAGATATTAGAATTGATGCTCCAAAACAAGTAGTTTGTGCAGCGGGTGATGGTGCAACTGCTGCTGTCAATATTATTGAATATTTAGGATAA
- the purF gene encoding amidophosphoribosyltransferase, whose protein sequence is MCAIVGIYGNNNAARLASVALFAMQHRGQEATGISSSCDGKIYTKKDRGLVSEVFTDDALKYLKGNMAIGHNRYSTAGGDSILDAQPVYAKYKLGEISIVHNGNLINKDEVRQDLIDKGAIFQTGMDTENLIHLIAKNTKDRLRDRIKEALTKTIGAYCFIVQSRAKQFVIRDRYGIRPLSLGKLKSGGYIVASETCAFDLVDAEFLRDIRPGEMLIFSENQEPESIQLFEPEYRPCAFEYVYFARPDSVIDGKSVYRAREDMGKVLAKNDENSHIKVDMVIPVPDSGVPAALGYAAQSGIPFELGIIRNHYIGRTFIEPTQEMRDLKVKMKLSPMKSLIAGKSLLVIDDSIVRGTTSKRIVKILKEAGAKEVHFRVASPEIKFPCYYGIDTPHKEELISNNMSKEEVCKYIEADSLEYLSVEDLVNAIGNDRNYALESFDGDYFVKE, encoded by the coding sequence ATGTGCGCAATAGTTGGAATTTACGGGAATAATAATGCTGCAAGACTGGCCTCAGTTGCTTTGTTTGCAATGCAACACAGAGGTCAAGAAGCTACAGGTATCTCATCATCATGTGATGGAAAAATCTATACAAAAAAAGACAGAGGTTTAGTTTCAGAAGTATTTACTGATGATGCACTAAAATATCTAAAAGGAAATATGGCAATAGGTCATAATAGATATTCAACAGCTGGTGGAGACTCGATTTTAGATGCACAACCTGTTTATGCTAAATATAAACTCGGTGAAATCTCTATCGTTCATAATGGAAATTTAATTAATAAAGATGAAGTTAGACAAGATTTAATTGATAAAGGTGCTATTTTCCAAACAGGGATGGATACTGAAAATTTAATTCATCTAATTGCAAAAAATACAAAAGATAGATTAAGAGATAGAATTAAAGAAGCATTAACAAAAACTATTGGTGCATACTGTTTTATTGTTCAAAGTAGGGCAAAACAGTTTGTTATTAGAGATAGATATGGAATTAGACCACTATCACTTGGAAAATTGAAAAGTGGTGGATATATAGTTGCCAGTGAAACTTGTGCTTTTGATTTAGTTGATGCTGAATTTTTAAGAGATATAAGACCTGGAGAAATGTTGATTTTTAGTGAAAATCAAGAGCCTGAATCAATACAACTATTTGAACCAGAGTATAGACCATGTGCCTTTGAATATGTTTATTTTGCTAGACCTGATTCTGTAATTGATGGTAAAAGTGTATATAGAGCAAGAGAAGACATGGGAAAAGTTTTAGCAAAAAATGATGAAAATTCTCATATAAAAGTTGATATGGTTATTCCTGTACCAGATTCTGGAGTTCCAGCAGCCCTTGGTTATGCTGCTCAAAGCGGTATACCTTTTGAATTGGGAATTATTAGAAATCATTATATTGGAAGAACATTTATTGAACCAACTCAAGAGATGAGAGATTTAAAAGTAAAAATGAAATTAAGTCCTATGAAATCTCTAATTGCTGGAAAATCTCTATTAGTTATCGATGATTCGATTGTAAGAGGAACTACTTCAAAAAGAATTGTAAAAATATTAAAAGAAGCAGGTGCTAAAGAAGTACACTTTAGAGTTGCAAGTCCAGAAATCAAATTCCCATGTTATTATGGAATAGATACACCTCATAAAGAAGAGTTAATCTCTAATAATATGAGTAAAGAAGAAGTTTGTAAATATATTGAAGCAGATAGTTTAGAATATCTATCAGTTGAAGATTTAGTAAATGCTATTGGAAATGATAGAAATTATGCCCTAGAGAGTTTTGATGGGGACTATTTCGTAAAAGAGTAG